The Labeo rohita strain BAU-BD-2019 chromosome 14, IGBB_LRoh.1.0, whole genome shotgun sequence genomic interval ttcttcaatattttctttattaatctcccccaaaaacactattttatagTTTACATCTTGCTTACCAGGTCATGGGGATTCATCACTCTATAGTGATTCTGCTACTGGTCCTGTGTGCCTCATTGTCCACTTATGGCCAAACAGAAGAAGTAAAGGAGCGTTATAAGAAATTCATCAGGCAGCATGTGTTTGGCACCATGACTGCCCAGAGATGTGACAGCGAGATCCGCACGAGACGCATCACAGGATCCCTAAATGACAACAGCTGCAAAGAAGTCAACACCTTCATACTAGCAAACAACAAACAAGTTAAAGCAGTTTGTACCGGGGGAGGTACTCGACTCCCTGAAAACAGAGACTTGTATATGAGCAACAAGCCATTTCCTGTAGTTACATGCACATTGATTAGTGGAGAGAGACACCCCAAATGTGAATACAGAGGACACAGGTCCACTCGAAAAATTGTTGTGGGGTGTGCTGGCGATTGGCCAACGCATTATGAAGAAGGCGTCATTGTATAGTTTAGCTTTGTATTTACTGTTCCTTtattaattgttcatttttattaacaatgttaTACGTTGTTTACTATTAATCAACTGTTATATAATCATGTCAATAAATAAACTCAGATAATTATTAGCTATTAATGTGCAGTAGCTTATACACTGAGCAGTAATGTGTATGCAGtaggaaaaataaaatctgttgtgtttttaaacttattttgtcataatttgttGAATTTATGCTTAATTCATTATAGTAAAACAACTGTAAAGTAATTTTCTATTCTCAGAAGCATATGCGGTTATAAAATTAGTTTGCTGTTTTTACCCCTTTTGTAGAACAGCACAAGTGttcatttaatgaataaaatgaaataacataaaaagCTTCTTTGAGTTTAACTGTGTACTCTTCAAGTGaagtaaacatttttgttatcaTCTGtgtagaaaaatgaataaaatctcTCTAATAGCCTTAACTATTAGTGCTTACTACTAGCACTTTTTTAAGCTGACAGCACAAATGTGGATATTAAATGATCACATACTGTCACACTGGGGTAGCATGTCTGTAGCTTAGACATCCGATATCAATATCTCCAGTGTAGAAACGTAGTGCTTCCTGCTTATTTACAATCAGGAAACACTTATTAAATATACTAAgtatttaaaaccaaaaatggCTAGAGAACCGTCTGTGGTTAATttcaagagatttttttttagaatttagaatCCGGTTATTCgcgtcttttattttgtaaaaaatgataatactGAACTTCCTGTTTGTGTCGGGAAAGCCAACGCTGGCTTCACGTCGCTTCTAAACGCGGATTCAGACAGACAGCTGCCGCTGCTCACCTTCAAACTAACCATAAATCGCACTTATGAGCTCGACTGATAACCAGAGAACATAAATGGACCAATTTCACCTGAACGCTTCGTCTTAAAGGTCTTGTTACATCACTGTTACGTCTATATCTTTATAAAACAGTGGTGAGGTTGCTAACAGCTGATTGCTAGCTAGAGCTAGTGATCATAACAACTTGAAACAGCagcatcattatcatcatcgtCGTCATCTCCTCACATGCCGCTGATCACGAAACGGCTCAGCTCTTCTTCATTTGAGCCATGATACCTCTCTCCTAACGTTACCACTACTGTTAAAATCATAACATAGATCCTACTAGCCTGCTGTGAGCGCTACAGCCAGAATGTCCATTGTCTTGATGTGTTTAGAGAGTCTTAATTTAGTTTTACCTCATTGAGCTGTTGTTTAGTTTTGTGGTTTTGACAGCTgtgaaaattgtaattttggaTTATGACAGATGGATTTACATGGTATTTCTTTGTCTCATAAGTGCGTAATTGATGTTTTTCTTCTTTACAAAGGAGTGAGTGATGATTGTGTGTTGATGCCCAAACAAGAGGATCAGGACAGAGGGAGTGAGTTTATTACCTTCCCTTAGTGGAACTCTCACTGCCCTGGACATGATGGGCCCACGGCGCAAGGTCACCAGGACTCATAGTTTGGGTGGAGGAGCATTTAGCTCTCTTGGACATGAGGAACCTAAAGACTATATCAACGAGCTCTCACATGAGGTGCTCTGCCACATATTCCGGTCAGTACAGCACTCTGACATCCCACCACTAGTTAGCAGATGTATTACCAATGCTGTAATCAACAATTCATTATCCTAGCGATTTATCTTCGTTAGGGTCACTAAGATCCCTGCGATTCTGTTCTCAGTTCCAGAGATTTTTCATAGAGCTGTCATAGGGTACTCAAATTGCAATGTTTTATAAGTCCCTTTCTCCACAGATACTTACCCATGCAGGACATAATGTGTATGGAGTGCCTGTCACGGAAACTGCGGGAGGCGGTGACTCTGTACTTGCGGGTGGTGAAGGTTGTGGACCTTTGTGCCAGCCGGTGGTGGGAGTACATGCCCTCAGGTAGACGACACTCTTTATGCTCAAATTTCAGGACTGACATCTGCTTATATCTAAACCTGGAATAAATGTGTAGTCAGTAGGCATGAATGAACTTGACATAGTAAAACACTTTCTTGGTTCTGCACAAAAGCTCAACAGCTTTCTGCCAGATTATAAAGTTTTTACATCCCTCAAACCTGCGTATTTGTGTAATAAATCAtctatttatgatttattaccTAGTACTCTGTTACATGTAATACTTTTTACCATGCTTAAATCTAGTGGTTGATAATGGTTTATGTTTAGAAATAGAATGCAGTGTGTCCAGTGGCACAGAATTTTCtgtgaagctgaattttcaacatcatcacAACAGTATGTAGTGTCAAAAGactagaaatcattctaatatgctgatcaagaaacatttccctTTATTATTAGtgtagaaaacagttgtgctgcttagtattgttgtggaaactgtgatactttttgtTTCCtggaatctttgatgaatagaaagttaaaaagaagaacatttatttgaaataattttttgttacattatgtctttactgtcacttttgatcaatttaatgcatcattgctaaataaaattattaatttcattaaaaaaacctgaCCCCAAGATTGGTAGTAAGTGTATATTACcggtttaataataatttaatgatgaCAAACAAGATATACtcaaacatcacaataatttattttatttgaaaagaaattatagaaattaatacttttatttagcaaggatgctttaaattgatcaaaagtgatgataaagacatttagaatgttacaaaagattttatttctgataaatgctgttcctctgaactttctattcatcaaagaaacctaaaaaatgttacttagctgttttcaacataataataataataataataataataaatgtttttgagcagcaaatcagaatattataatgatttctgaaggatgatgagaatggagtaatgatgctaaaaattcagcttcgaaatcaggaataaattacattttaaattatatttaaacagaaacagttattttaaatagtaaaaaaaaattgtactgttttgctgtactttggatcaaataaattcaggcttggtgagcagaagagacttcttcaaaaacattacaaatcttactgttcaaaaccttttgactggtagtgtatgtaaacctttccTGAAAAATGGGTGAAGCCAAGAATACCATTCCTAAAGCCTTACAACACTTAAAACACATATTATGAAATGTGACTCATTATGAAATGTCCATTTTTGTCCTTAATTCAGTTGTTTGAATTGATGTGTGTAACTCAGGTTTCACAGACTCCAGTTTCCTCATGCTAATGAAGAAGATGCCTGATTTGGAGCAGCTGTATGGGCTTCATCCACGTTACCTAGAGAGAAGAAGGGTCAGAGGTTATGAGGCCTTCAGTATTCCTGGTGTTCTGGAGGCTCTACAGGCCT includes:
- the rnasel3 gene encoding ribonuclease-like 3, with the protein product MGIHHSIVILLLVLCASLSTYGQTEEVKERYKKFIRQHVFGTMTAQRCDSEIRTRRITGSLNDNSCKEVNTFILANNKQVKAVCTGGGTRLPENRDLYMSNKPFPVVTCTLISGERHPKCEYRGHRSTRKIVVGCAGDWPTHYEEGVIV